In Pelomonas sp. SE-A7, one genomic interval encodes:
- a CDS encoding TonB-dependent receptor has protein sequence MQRSFRAQPRLNKLAACLLGSTSLMAAAQTAPTPPAAAASSPEAKSQQLETVVVTGLRGALESALRKKRDETGIVDVIKAEDIGKFPDTNLAESLQRIPGVVIDRDAGEGRQITVRGLGGDFTRTRINGIEGQTSTGGTDSSGGSNKTRTMDFNVFASELFNSVTLRKSSAAEVDEGSLGAVVDLQTTRPFDLKGFTLAGSLKGSYNDLSGKTTPRAAFLISDTLWDRKVGWLLSGAFSKRSLLEEGFSTVRWDNGVSSGGWCPPQGATIAPGTTLPAGSTATTCGPAAQGVNRLPNTTDNQAAYLLASNAANFHPRLPRYGRLTHEQDRMGITGSIQVRPSENTLVTFDMLYSKLKATRQEDFLEAISFSRTLAQGGKPQTSVVETQYDAAGRLLYGKYNGVDVRAESRFDKLSTVYTQPTLTLEHDISDSLKFTGIAGRADSKFKNPIQTTTTLDVANVNGYTIDFRNSDRLPSITYPFDPATTGGSSFGILGVPTGGATALTNGTASEIRIRPQGTNNRNDVLNLNLAWEVVPDKLTIKGGTSFKKYSFESYESRRAVETMYAPPAGTALSSLTTMVSGFGKGQSLPAGTITSWAIPDLNAIASLYDIYCNCLKSGAAGGPGDFTLASITNGNARGNNRAIVEYDRGAFLQADFRTRMGDVPMRGNIGARLVRTEVIATGYLATGGGTPVTVSNQYEDMLPSLNLTAELNRELNLRFGAAKAMTRPPLQLMNPGGTISTTGNLSITTGNPNLLPFRSTNVDLGIEWYFAKNALFGIGAFYKDIDSYIQTSVQTVKFNDTGLPKSLLPANFTGDEQFALSSSFNTPGGKLKGIELNYQQPFTFLPGFAKNFGALLNYTYVTSKIAYFTSATSTVPILDDLVNMSPRAWNASLYYDDGTFTARVSYSNRSTYLTRVPGQNNNDVEGKNGTKNVDMTLSYKVNKQLELTLEGVNLTNQANDQFISRARNSVVVNNVTGREYMVGARYKF, from the coding sequence ATGCAAAGATCCTTCCGGGCCCAGCCCCGCCTGAACAAGCTGGCCGCGTGCCTGCTGGGCTCCACCTCGCTGATGGCCGCCGCCCAGACGGCGCCCACGCCGCCCGCCGCTGCCGCCTCCAGCCCCGAGGCCAAGTCGCAGCAGCTCGAGACCGTGGTCGTCACCGGCCTGCGCGGCGCGCTGGAAAGCGCTTTGCGCAAGAAGCGCGACGAGACCGGCATCGTTGACGTGATCAAGGCCGAGGACATCGGCAAGTTCCCCGACACCAACCTGGCCGAATCGCTGCAGCGCATCCCCGGCGTGGTGATCGACCGCGACGCCGGCGAAGGCCGCCAGATCACCGTGCGCGGCCTGGGTGGCGACTTCACCCGCACCCGCATCAACGGCATCGAGGGCCAGACCTCCACCGGCGGCACCGACAGCTCCGGCGGCAGCAACAAGACCCGGACCATGGACTTCAACGTCTTCGCGTCCGAGCTGTTCAACAGCGTGACCCTGCGCAAGAGCTCGGCCGCCGAGGTGGACGAAGGTTCGCTGGGCGCCGTGGTCGACCTGCAGACCACCCGTCCGTTCGACCTCAAGGGCTTCACGCTCGCCGGTTCGCTCAAGGGCAGCTACAACGACCTGTCGGGCAAGACCACGCCGCGCGCGGCCTTCCTGATCTCCGACACGCTGTGGGACCGCAAGGTCGGCTGGCTGCTGTCGGGTGCGTTCTCCAAGCGCAGCCTGCTGGAAGAAGGCTTCAGCACCGTGCGCTGGGACAACGGCGTGTCGTCGGGCGGTTGGTGCCCGCCGCAGGGCGCCACCATCGCCCCGGGAACCACCCTGCCCGCCGGTTCCACGGCCACCACCTGCGGTCCGGCCGCCCAGGGCGTGAACCGCCTGCCCAACACGACGGACAACCAGGCCGCCTACCTGCTGGCCAGCAATGCCGCCAACTTCCATCCGCGCCTGCCCCGCTATGGTCGCCTGACCCATGAGCAGGACCGCATGGGCATCACCGGCTCGATCCAGGTGCGTCCGTCCGAGAACACCCTGGTCACCTTCGACATGCTGTACTCCAAGCTGAAGGCGACGCGCCAGGAAGACTTCCTGGAAGCGATCTCGTTCAGCCGCACGCTGGCCCAGGGCGGCAAGCCGCAGACCAGCGTGGTCGAGACCCAGTACGACGCCGCCGGCCGCCTGCTGTACGGCAAGTACAACGGCGTGGACGTGCGCGCCGAGTCGCGCTTCGACAAGCTCTCGACGGTCTACACCCAGCCGACCCTGACGCTGGAGCATGACATCAGCGACAGCCTGAAGTTCACCGGCATCGCCGGCCGCGCTGACTCCAAGTTCAAGAACCCGATCCAGACCACGACCACGCTGGACGTGGCCAACGTCAACGGCTACACGATCGATTTCCGCAACAGCGACCGCCTGCCCTCGATCACCTATCCGTTCGACCCGGCCACCACTGGCGGCAGCTCGTTCGGCATCCTGGGCGTGCCCACCGGCGGCGCCACGGCGCTGACCAACGGCACGGCCAGCGAGATCCGCATCCGTCCGCAGGGCACGAACAACCGCAACGATGTGCTCAACCTGAACCTGGCCTGGGAAGTGGTCCCGGACAAGCTGACCATCAAGGGCGGCACCAGCTTCAAGAAGTACAGCTTCGAGTCCTACGAGTCGCGCCGCGCCGTCGAGACCATGTACGCGCCCCCCGCCGGCACGGCCCTGTCCAGCCTGACCACCATGGTCAGCGGCTTCGGCAAGGGCCAGAGCCTGCCGGCCGGCACGATCACCTCGTGGGCCATCCCTGACCTGAATGCCATCGCCTCGCTGTACGACATCTACTGCAACTGCCTGAAGAGCGGCGCGGCTGGCGGCCCGGGCGACTTCACGCTGGCCTCGATCACCAACGGCAATGCCCGCGGCAACAACCGCGCCATCGTCGAGTACGACCGCGGCGCCTTCCTGCAGGCCGACTTCCGCACCCGCATGGGCGACGTGCCCATGCGCGGCAACATCGGTGCCCGCCTGGTCCGCACCGAAGTGATCGCCACCGGCTACCTGGCCACCGGCGGCGGCACTCCGGTCACCGTCAGCAACCAGTACGAGGACATGCTGCCCTCGCTGAACCTGACCGCCGAGCTGAACCGCGAGCTGAACCTGCGCTTCGGAGCGGCCAAGGCCATGACCCGCCCGCCGCTGCAGCTGATGAACCCGGGCGGCACGATCAGCACCACGGGCAACCTGAGCATCACCACCGGCAACCCCAACCTGTTGCCGTTCCGCTCCACCAACGTGGACCTGGGCATCGAGTGGTACTTCGCCAAGAACGCGCTGTTCGGCATCGGCGCTTTCTACAAGGACATCGATTCCTACATCCAGACCAGCGTGCAGACGGTCAAGTTCAACGACACCGGCCTGCCCAAGAGCCTGCTGCCGGCGAACTTCACCGGTGACGAGCAGTTCGCGCTGAGCTCCAGCTTCAACACCCCGGGGGGCAAGCTCAAGGGCATCGAGCTGAACTACCAGCAGCCGTTCACCTTCCTGCCGGGCTTTGCCAAGAACTTCGGTGCCCTGCTGAACTACACCTACGTGACCTCCAAGATCGCGTACTTCACCTCGGCCACCAGCACCGTGCCCATCCTGGACGACCTGGTCAACATGTCGCCTCGCGCCTGGAACGCTTCGCTGTACTACGACGACGGCACCTTCACCGCCCGGGTCTCGTACTCCAACCGCTCGACCTACCTGACCCGCGTGCCGGGCCAGAACAACAACGACGTGGAAGGCAAGAACGGCACCAAGAACGTGGACATGACCCTGTCGTACAAGGTCAACAAGCAGCTGGAGCTGACGCTGGAAGGCGTGAACCTGACCAACCAGGCCAACGACCAGTTCATCAGCCGGGCCCGCAACAGCGTGGTGGTCAACAACGTGACCGGCCGCGAGTACATGGTGGGTGCGCGGTACAAGTTCTAA
- a CDS encoding rhamnogalacturonan acetylesterase, producing MMKRLLLPLAMAAACAAAPAQTLGLRLILVGDSTMAPRSGYGNALCERLPLLACLNLARGGRSSKSYRAEGLWNSVTTLLREGGQKDLVLIQFGHNDQPGKPGRSTDLATEFPPNLAAYVDEVRAAGGTPVLLTPLTRRSFKAGQLQNDLGPWADAIRKVAADKGVQVLDLNALSAAAVQAMGEDEADTLALAPKPAALAPVPTDPNQVEPQGQPKSLFDRTHVGPKGAALFADIVLKELLKLRPELQAATGARAQ from the coding sequence ATGATGAAACGACTGCTGCTCCCGCTCGCCATGGCCGCCGCCTGCGCTGCGGCGCCAGCCCAGACCCTGGGCCTGCGCCTCATCCTCGTAGGCGACTCGACGATGGCGCCGCGCAGCGGCTATGGCAACGCGCTCTGCGAGCGCCTGCCGCTGCTGGCCTGCCTGAACCTGGCCCGCGGTGGCCGCAGCAGCAAGAGCTACCGCGCCGAGGGTCTGTGGAACAGCGTGACCACGCTGCTGCGCGAAGGCGGCCAGAAGGACCTGGTGCTGATCCAGTTCGGCCACAACGACCAGCCGGGCAAGCCCGGTCGCTCGACCGACCTCGCCACCGAGTTCCCGCCCAACCTCGCCGCCTATGTCGACGAGGTGCGCGCTGCAGGCGGCACGCCGGTGCTGCTGACGCCGCTGACCCGCCGCTCGTTCAAGGCCGGCCAATTGCAGAACGATCTGGGGCCCTGGGCCGACGCGATCCGCAAGGTGGCCGCCGACAAGGGCGTCCAAGTGCTGGACCTGAACGCACTCAGCGCCGCCGCCGTGCAAGCCATGGGCGAGGACGAGGCCGACACCCTGGCCCTGGCGCCCAAGCCCGCCGCTCTCGCCCCGGTCCCCACAGACCCCAACCAGGTCGAACCGCAAGGCCAGCCCAAGAGCCTGTTCGACCGCACCCACGTCGGGCCCAAGGGCGCGGCCCTGTTTGCCGACATCGTCCTGAAGGAGCTGCTGAAGCTCAGGCCGGAACTGCAGGCAGCGACCGGCGCCCGCGCTCAGTAG
- a CDS encoding alpha/beta hydrolase family protein, translating to MLKPLLAAVLLLSLMSGGASAPPQAAGGLVGPEGSLPAFHGQLRSEMKFSLGWTEADKARPQAWQAAGLAKARELMMLPAEDATPFEPRVVDEIDRGSYVAHRIELSVSKYARITALMLVPKGAGPFPAALMLHDHGARFDIGKEKLVRPWGDAAREQAAQAWADRYFSGRFPGDELARRGHLVLVADALGWSDRSGPGFGRDQQQALAANLLNFGLSWAALIATEDLRLARFLATRPEVDRSRVSAIGFSMGAQRAWQLAALSDDVGYCIAVNWMAGLQGLMVPGNNQLKGQSAFAMLHPGLARYLDYPDVAALAAPKPALFYAGEQDLLFPPAAVAEAFSRLREVWVANSAGYRLETRMWPGGHQFTAQQQEAAFNWLERRQIKTY from the coding sequence ATGCTGAAGCCGCTTCTCGCCGCCGTCCTGCTCCTGTCCCTGATGTCGGGCGGCGCCTCGGCCCCGCCGCAGGCGGCCGGTGGTCTGGTAGGTCCCGAGGGCAGCCTGCCGGCCTTTCATGGGCAGTTGCGCAGCGAGATGAAGTTCAGCCTGGGGTGGACCGAGGCTGACAAGGCCCGGCCGCAGGCCTGGCAGGCGGCGGGCCTGGCCAAGGCGCGCGAGCTGATGATGCTGCCGGCTGAGGATGCGACCCCGTTCGAGCCGCGCGTTGTGGATGAGATCGATCGCGGCAGCTATGTGGCCCACCGCATCGAGCTGAGCGTCTCGAAGTACGCCCGGATCACGGCGCTGATGCTGGTGCCCAAGGGCGCCGGCCCGTTCCCGGCCGCGCTGATGCTGCACGACCATGGCGCCCGCTTCGACATCGGCAAGGAGAAGCTGGTGCGGCCCTGGGGCGATGCCGCACGAGAGCAGGCCGCGCAGGCCTGGGCCGATCGCTATTTCTCGGGCCGCTTTCCGGGCGATGAGCTGGCGCGACGCGGCCATCTGGTGCTGGTCGCCGATGCCCTCGGCTGGAGTGATCGCAGCGGCCCCGGCTTCGGGCGCGACCAGCAACAGGCGCTCGCCGCCAACCTCTTGAACTTTGGCCTCTCCTGGGCCGCCCTGATCGCGACCGAGGATCTGAGGCTGGCGCGCTTTCTGGCCACGCGGCCCGAGGTCGACCGCTCTCGCGTATCGGCCATCGGCTTCTCGATGGGCGCGCAGCGGGCCTGGCAGCTGGCGGCGCTGTCCGACGACGTGGGCTACTGCATCGCCGTCAACTGGATGGCGGGCTTGCAGGGCCTGATGGTCCCGGGCAACAACCAGCTCAAGGGCCAGTCGGCGTTTGCGATGCTGCACCCCGGCCTGGCCCGCTACCTGGACTATCCCGACGTGGCCGCGCTGGCGGCACCGAAGCCGGCCTTGTTCTATGCCGGCGAGCAGGACCTGCTGTTCCCGCCGGCCGCCGTGGCCGAGGCCTTTTCAAGGCTGCGTGAGGTCTGGGTGGCGAACAGCGCCGGGTACAGGCTGGAGACCCGCATGTGGCCGGGCGGTCACCAGTTCACGGCCCAGCAGCAGGAGGCGGCGTTCAACTGGCTGGAACGTCGCCAGATCAAGACCTACTGA